The Bradyrhizobium ottawaense genome window below encodes:
- a CDS encoding methyl-accepting chemotaxis protein: MNLCSLSKAQGATAVACLLASIAFVLSLLGWTGIISAAPLGAAILLLGYALWCQHRTAVAVDEVADVCRKAARGDLEARILSERQAGRIGAIQTSVNDMLDIADAFVREASASMDYASRGKYFRKILARGLPGSFRRSATVINAGTDSLGRRVVEIAGLAKQFGTHLDEVAGSLMSAATDLESDAGQMAAAAETTNRQTSGMRSASDQASNNVATVASAAEQLASSIAEISRQVAGSTTSTGRAVDEANRAGSEIRSLADAALRIGDVVKLISEIAEQTNLLALNATIEAARAGEAGRGFAVVASEVKSLANQTAKATEEISAKVGEMQQSTTNSVAAVEAIAQTIAEIDGITASIAASIEEQGTATREIARNVQEASVGTSQVSSNVSGISEAAADTGRVASRVNSASERVHGEVETLRREVTQFLQRLTSAA, from the coding sequence ATGAATTTGTGCTCTCTCTCTAAGGCGCAGGGAGCGACCGCAGTCGCGTGCCTTCTCGCCAGCATCGCGTTCGTCCTCTCGCTGCTCGGCTGGACCGGAATCATCAGTGCAGCGCCGCTCGGCGCGGCGATCCTGCTGCTCGGCTACGCGCTCTGGTGTCAGCATCGCACGGCGGTGGCCGTCGATGAGGTCGCCGATGTCTGCCGCAAGGCGGCGCGCGGCGATCTCGAAGCGCGGATCCTGAGCGAGCGCCAGGCCGGCCGGATCGGCGCCATCCAGACGTCGGTCAACGACATGCTCGACATCGCCGACGCCTTCGTCCGCGAGGCTTCGGCATCGATGGACTATGCCAGCCGCGGCAAGTATTTCCGCAAGATCCTCGCGCGCGGATTGCCCGGTTCGTTCCGCCGCTCGGCCACCGTCATCAATGCCGGCACCGACAGCCTCGGTCGCCGCGTGGTCGAGATCGCCGGCCTCGCAAAGCAGTTCGGCACTCATCTCGACGAAGTCGCGGGCAGCCTGATGAGCGCCGCGACCGACCTCGAATCCGATGCCGGCCAGATGGCGGCGGCGGCGGAGACGACGAACCGTCAGACCTCCGGCATGCGCAGTGCGTCCGATCAGGCGTCGAACAACGTTGCGACGGTGGCGAGCGCCGCGGAACAGCTCGCATCCTCGATCGCCGAGATCAGCCGCCAGGTGGCCGGCTCGACCACGAGCACCGGGCGCGCCGTCGATGAAGCCAATCGTGCCGGCAGCGAGATTCGCAGCCTCGCGGATGCCGCGCTGCGGATCGGCGACGTCGTCAAGCTGATCAGCGAAATTGCCGAGCAGACCAATTTGCTGGCGCTCAACGCCACGATCGAGGCGGCGCGGGCAGGCGAGGCCGGCCGCGGCTTCGCCGTCGTGGCCTCCGAGGTCAAGAGCCTCGCCAACCAGACCGCGAAGGCCACCGAGGAGATCAGCGCCAAGGTCGGCGAGATGCAGCAATCGACCACCAACTCGGTCGCAGCCGTCGAGGCGATTGCGCAGACCATCGCAGAGATCGACGGTATCACCGCAAGCATCGCCGCCTCGATCGAGGAGCAGGGCACCGCGACCCGCGAGATCGCCCGCAACGTCCAGGAAGCATCAGTCGGCACCTCGCAAGTGTCCTCCAACGTGTCAGGCATCAGCGAAGCCGCCGCCGATACGGGGCGCGTCGCCAGCCGCGTCAACAGCGCCTCCGAACGCGTCCACGGCGAAGTCGAGACCCTCCGGCGCGAGGTGACGCAGTTTTTGCAGCGGCTGACGTCGGCGGCGTAG
- a CDS encoding PAS domain-containing protein, whose translation MQAIRPTGVENLLGEEELIVSKTDLKGRITYANDVFLRMAKYPWKQLMGAPHSLIRHPDMPRCVFKLLWDTLQAKQEIFAYVVNLAADGSHYWVFAHVTPTLDDHGNIIGYHSNRRRPDPAPVEKIKPIYKALCAEEARHANAKDGMRASFEMMVGLLKQNGVGYDEFVLSL comes from the coding sequence ATGCAAGCGATACGTCCCACGGGGGTGGAAAATCTCCTCGGTGAGGAGGAGCTGATTGTATCGAAGACCGATCTCAAAGGCCGCATCACCTACGCCAATGACGTCTTTCTCCGCATGGCGAAATACCCCTGGAAGCAGCTGATGGGCGCGCCCCACAGCCTGATCCGCCATCCCGACATGCCGCGCTGCGTCTTCAAGCTGCTGTGGGATACGCTCCAGGCCAAGCAGGAAATCTTCGCCTACGTCGTCAATCTAGCGGCAGATGGCAGCCACTATTGGGTGTTCGCCCATGTCACCCCGACGCTCGACGATCACGGCAACATCATCGGCTATCATTCCAATCGACGCAGGCCCGATCCGGCGCCGGTCGAGAAAATCAAACCGATCTACAAGGCGCTCTGCGCGGAAGAGGCGCGCCACGCCAATGCCAAGGACGGCATGCGTGCGAGCTTCGAAATGATGGTCGGTCTGCTCAAGCAAAACGGTGTCGGTTACGATGAATTTGTGCTCTCTCTCTAA
- a CDS encoding UxaA family hydrolase, whose product MTISPVIRLHPDDGVVIARASLPPGTVVADGVTTVERIPSGHKVAIKPIAVGEPVIRYGQIIGFATIPIAPGQHVHVQNIGMGDFSKDYAYCADVKPTPNFDLPATFEGIRRPDGRVATRNYIGILTSVNCSAHVASLVADVFKKNPFTGDNPLADFPNVDGVVALTHKTGCGMTQNEPLALLRRTLGGYARHVNFSHVIVLGLGCEVNQIGGLMEEQKLAGRLRAMDIQEVGGTRKTVEAGIAFVREALADANKVKRETVPASELTVALQCGGSDGYSGVSANPALGAASDLIVRHGGTVILSETPETYGAEHLLTRRAVSREVGEKLVDLMRWWDEYTEREGAEMNANPSPGNKAGGLTTILEKSLGAMAKAGTTNLVEVLRYAEPITKKGFVFMDTPGYDPVAATGQVAGGANLVCFTTGRGSVFGCKPAPSIKLATNTPMYKRMEEDMDVNCGTILEGEESVEQCGQRIFDLILKTASGQPTKSESFDFGGAEFAPWVLGATM is encoded by the coding sequence ATGACCATCAGCCCCGTCATCCGCCTGCATCCCGATGATGGCGTGGTGATCGCGCGTGCCAGCCTGCCCCCCGGCACCGTCGTCGCCGACGGCGTGACCACGGTCGAGCGCATCCCCTCCGGGCACAAGGTCGCGATCAAGCCGATCGCGGTGGGCGAGCCCGTCATCCGCTACGGCCAGATCATCGGCTTTGCGACCATTCCGATCGCGCCGGGCCAGCACGTGCACGTGCAGAACATCGGCATGGGCGACTTTTCAAAAGACTACGCCTATTGCGCCGACGTCAAGCCGACGCCGAATTTCGACCTGCCGGCGACCTTCGAAGGCATCCGCCGCCCGGACGGCCGCGTCGCCACGCGCAACTATATCGGCATCCTCACCTCGGTGAATTGCAGCGCGCATGTCGCAAGCCTCGTCGCCGACGTCTTCAAGAAGAATCCCTTCACCGGCGACAATCCGCTGGCCGATTTCCCCAATGTCGACGGCGTGGTCGCGCTGACTCACAAGACCGGCTGCGGTATGACGCAGAACGAGCCCTTGGCGCTGCTCCGCCGCACGCTCGGCGGCTATGCGCGCCACGTCAATTTCTCCCACGTCATCGTGCTCGGCCTCGGCTGCGAGGTGAACCAGATCGGTGGTCTGATGGAGGAGCAGAAGCTCGCAGGACGCCTGCGCGCGATGGACATCCAGGAGGTCGGCGGTACCCGCAAGACCGTGGAGGCAGGCATCGCCTTCGTGCGCGAAGCGCTGGCTGACGCCAACAAGGTTAAGCGCGAGACGGTGCCGGCGAGCGAGCTCACCGTGGCCCTGCAATGCGGCGGCTCGGACGGCTATTCTGGCGTATCGGCCAATCCCGCGCTCGGAGCTGCGAGCGACCTCATCGTGCGCCACGGCGGCACCGTGATCCTGTCGGAGACGCCGGAGACCTACGGCGCCGAGCATCTCTTGACGCGACGCGCCGTCAGCCGCGAGGTCGGCGAGAAGCTGGTAGACCTGATGCGCTGGTGGGACGAATACACGGAGCGCGAAGGCGCCGAGATGAACGCCAATCCGAGCCCCGGCAACAAGGCCGGCGGCCTCACCACCATTCTTGAAAAATCGCTCGGTGCGATGGCGAAGGCCGGCACCACCAACCTCGTCGAGGTGCTGCGTTACGCCGAGCCCATCACCAAGAAGGGTTTCGTCTTCATGGACACGCCCGGCTACGACCCTGTCGCGGCAACCGGGCAGGTCGCCGGCGGTGCCAATCTCGTCTGCTTCACCACGGGCCGCGGCAGCGTGTTCGGCTGCAAGCCGGCGCCCTCGATCAAGCTCGCCACCAACACGCCCATGTACAAGCGCATGGAAGAGGACATGGACGTCAATTGCGGCACCATCCTCGAAGGCGAGGAGAGCGTCGAGCAATGCGGCCAGCGCATCTTCGATCTCATCCTCAAGACGGCCTCGGGCCAGCCGACCAAGAGCGAGAGCTTTGATTTCGGCGGTGCCGAGTTCGCGCCCTGGGTGCTCGGCGCGACGATGTAG
- a CDS encoding HpcH/HpaI aldolase family protein has protein sequence MANKVKEIWKSGKAVVNAWLAIPSGFSAEMIAQCGFDSVTVDMQHGVQDYLSMVQCFQAMDKHPVTPMVRVPWNEPGIIGKVLDGGAYGVICPMVNTPQEARNLVSYSKYPPQGVRSNGPIRAGMYGTAGSYQKTANADTILLPMMETKTAVENMEAILDVEGIDGVYIGPSDLGFSYGLEPKLDRSEPEILAIYEKIIKECGKRGLNPGIHCSGAEGAARAINMGFKLVTLSNEVGLMTTYAKMQVNATRKDSGGKA, from the coding sequence GTGGCGAACAAGGTCAAGGAAATCTGGAAGTCGGGCAAGGCCGTGGTCAACGCGTGGCTCGCTATACCCTCCGGCTTCTCGGCCGAGATGATCGCGCAATGCGGCTTCGACAGCGTCACCGTCGACATGCAGCATGGCGTGCAGGACTATCTGTCGATGGTGCAATGCTTCCAGGCCATGGACAAGCATCCGGTGACGCCGATGGTCCGCGTGCCCTGGAACGAGCCCGGCATCATCGGCAAGGTGCTCGACGGCGGCGCCTATGGCGTGATTTGCCCGATGGTCAACACGCCGCAGGAAGCCAGGAACCTCGTCTCCTATTCCAAATATCCGCCGCAGGGCGTGCGCTCCAACGGCCCGATCCGCGCCGGCATGTACGGCACCGCGGGCTCGTACCAGAAGACCGCGAATGCCGACACCATCCTGCTGCCGATGATGGAGACCAAGACCGCGGTCGAGAACATGGAAGCGATCCTCGACGTCGAAGGCATCGACGGCGTCTATATCGGTCCGTCCGATCTCGGCTTCTCCTACGGCCTCGAGCCCAAGCTCGACCGCAGCGAGCCCGAGATACTCGCGATCTACGAGAAGATCATCAAGGAATGCGGCAAGCGCGGCCTCAACCCGGGCATCCATTGCAGCGGCGCCGAAGGCGCGGCGCGCGCCATCAACATGGGCTTCAAGCTGGTGACGCTCTCGAACGAGGTCGGCCTGATGACGACCTACGCCAAGATGCAGGTCAATGCCACCCGCAAGGATTCGGGCGGGAAGGCCTGA
- the hpaR gene encoding homoprotocatechuate degradation operon regulator HpaR: protein MVKRPADPANGSAPAAGPTARQVPMRDFSRSLPMSLLRAREAVMRQFRPSLREHRLTEQQWRILRALAAIEAVEVTELARTAFLLGPSLSRILRDLEARNLIERKTAKADQRRSMVSISKEGVKLMASVAPTSEAIYAEITRRFGARKLAELQDMLGALEQSLAELGGAEEASSEE from the coding sequence ATGGTGAAGAGACCGGCTGATCCGGCCAACGGAAGCGCGCCTGCCGCAGGACCTACCGCAAGACAGGTGCCGATGCGCGATTTCTCGCGCTCGCTGCCGATGTCGCTGCTGCGGGCCCGCGAAGCGGTGATGCGGCAGTTTCGTCCCTCGCTGCGCGAGCACCGCTTGACCGAGCAGCAATGGCGCATCCTGCGTGCACTGGCGGCCATTGAAGCCGTCGAGGTCACGGAACTCGCGCGCACGGCGTTCCTGCTGGGACCGAGCCTGTCGCGCATCCTGCGCGATCTCGAGGCGCGCAATCTGATCGAACGCAAGACCGCCAAGGCGGACCAGCGTCGCAGCATGGTCTCGATCTCGAAAGAGGGCGTGAAGCTGATGGCCTCGGTGGCGCCGACCTCGGAGGCGATCTATGCCGAGATCACGCGGCGCTTTGGCGCGCGCAAGCTCGCTGAGTTGCAGGATATGCTGGGCGCGCTCGAACAGAGTCTTGCAGAGCTCGGCGGCGCCGAGGAGGCAAGTTCCGAGGAGTGA
- the hpaH gene encoding 2-oxo-hept-4-ene-1,7-dioate hydratase, with the protein MALSNDDIQACARRLHEAEKTRVQIRQLSQDFPGITINDAYAIQRAWVDVKIAEGRIVKGHKIGLTSKAMQSALNIDEPDSGVLLDDMFFADGGIIPTERFIATRVEAELAFVMSKRLAGPGCTLFDVLNATDFVVPALEILDTRIERVDPKTKATRKIFDTIADNAANAGIVLGGRPIRPLDADLRWIGTLCFRNGQLEETGLAAGVLNHPATAVAWLANKIAPLGLALEPGQVVLAGSFIRPIETRKGDTIQADYGAYGSVSCYFA; encoded by the coding sequence ATGGCGCTTTCCAACGACGATATCCAAGCTTGCGCGAGGCGTCTGCACGAGGCGGAGAAGACCCGCGTGCAGATCCGGCAGCTGTCGCAGGATTTCCCCGGCATCACCATCAACGACGCCTACGCGATTCAGAGGGCCTGGGTCGACGTCAAGATCGCCGAGGGACGCATCGTCAAGGGCCACAAGATCGGCCTGACCTCGAAGGCGATGCAGAGCGCGCTCAATATCGACGAGCCCGATTCCGGCGTGCTGCTCGACGACATGTTCTTCGCCGATGGCGGGATCATTCCGACCGAGCGCTTCATCGCCACACGCGTCGAGGCCGAGCTCGCCTTCGTCATGAGCAAGCGGCTCGCGGGGCCGGGCTGCACGCTATTCGACGTACTCAACGCCACCGATTTCGTGGTGCCGGCACTTGAAATTCTGGACACCCGCATCGAGCGCGTCGATCCCAAGACCAAGGCGACGCGAAAGATCTTCGACACCATCGCCGACAATGCGGCGAATGCCGGCATCGTGCTCGGCGGGCGGCCGATCCGCCCGCTCGACGCAGACCTGCGCTGGATCGGCACGCTCTGCTTTCGAAACGGCCAGCTCGAAGAGACCGGCCTTGCCGCTGGCGTGCTCAATCATCCGGCGACCGCCGTCGCCTGGCTCGCCAACAAGATCGCGCCGCTCGGCCTTGCGCTCGAACCGGGTCAGGTCGTGCTTGCCGGCTCCTTCATCCGCCCGATCGAGACCCGCAAGGGCGACACAATTCAAGCCGATTATGGCGCCTACGGCTCGGTCAGCTGCTACTTCGCTTAG
- a CDS encoding 5-carboxymethyl-2-hydroxymuconate Delta-isomerase, with protein MPHFTIEYSANLDGRLDIAAVCEIVRKAAVETGIFPLGGIRVRAIRCEHYAIADNRQDYGFLDMVLRIGEGRDLPTRQKAGEHVFQALSRHLDPVFAASKFALSFDMQINDKDTSWKRNNIHDALKVEAAHG; from the coding sequence GTGCCGCATTTCACGATTGAATATTCGGCCAATCTCGATGGCCGCCTCGATATCGCGGCGGTGTGCGAGATCGTGCGCAAGGCGGCGGTCGAGACCGGCATCTTCCCGCTCGGCGGCATCCGCGTCCGCGCCATCAGGTGCGAGCACTATGCGATCGCTGATAACAGGCAAGACTATGGCTTTCTCGACATGGTCCTGCGCATCGGCGAAGGCCGCGACCTTCCCACGCGCCAGAAAGCCGGCGAGCACGTCTTCCAGGCACTCTCCCGCCATCTCGATCCCGTCTTCGCTGCCAGCAAGTTCGCTTTGTCGTTCGACATGCAGATCAACGACAAGGACACCAGCTGGAAGCGCAACAACATCCACGACGCCCTGAAAGTGGAAGCCGCCCATGGATAA
- the hpaE gene encoding 5-carboxymethyl-2-hydroxymuconate semialdehyde dehydrogenase, whose product MDKPSPKADVFQANRDRVAPLLKKLRTEGIGHMIDGKTVASISGETFETKSPVDGTTLAGVARGTAEDIDRAATAAALAFKSWRDMGPAMRKKLLHRVADAIEDNADDIAVLECIDTGQAYRFMAKAAIRAAENFRFFADKCAEARDGLSTPSDEHWNISTRVPIGPVGVITPWNTPFMLSTWKIAPALAAGCTVVHKPAEWSPVTASILSRLVKEAGVPDGVLNTVHGFGEEAGKTLTEHPAIKAIGFVGESATGSAIMVQGAPTLKRVHFELGGKNPVIVFDDADLDRALDAVVFMIYSLNGERCTSSSRLLVQAGIADKFTEKLTARVKALKVGHPLDPLTEIGPLIHERHLAKVCSYFDVARQDGAVIAVGGKAHDGPGGGHYVEPTLVTGAHGKMRVAQEEVFGPFLTVLPFKDEAEAIAIANDIRYGLTGYVWTNDVGRALRVADALEAGMIWLNSENVRHLPTPFGGMKASGIGRDGGDYSFDFYMETKHVSLARGTHKIQKLGI is encoded by the coding sequence ATGGATAAGCCCAGCCCGAAAGCCGATGTGTTCCAGGCCAACCGCGACCGCGTCGCGCCGCTGCTGAAGAAGCTGCGCACTGAGGGCATCGGTCACATGATCGACGGCAAGACCGTGGCCTCGATATCAGGCGAGACGTTCGAGACGAAGTCACCGGTCGACGGCACGACGCTCGCGGGCGTCGCGCGGGGCACTGCCGAGGACATCGACCGCGCCGCAACGGCCGCGGCGCTCGCCTTCAAGTCCTGGCGCGACATGGGCCCGGCGATGCGGAAGAAGCTGCTGCATCGCGTGGCCGACGCGATCGAGGACAATGCCGACGACATCGCGGTGCTCGAATGCATCGACACCGGCCAGGCCTATCGCTTCATGGCCAAGGCCGCGATCCGCGCCGCCGAGAATTTCCGCTTCTTCGCCGACAAATGCGCCGAGGCGCGCGACGGCCTCAGCACGCCGAGCGACGAGCACTGGAATATCTCGACGCGCGTGCCGATCGGCCCGGTCGGCGTGATCACGCCGTGGAATACGCCGTTCATGCTCTCGACCTGGAAGATCGCCCCTGCCCTCGCTGCCGGCTGCACGGTCGTGCACAAGCCGGCCGAGTGGTCGCCGGTCACCGCCAGCATCTTGTCGAGGCTCGTCAAGGAGGCCGGCGTTCCCGACGGCGTGCTCAACACCGTCCACGGTTTTGGTGAAGAGGCCGGCAAGACGCTGACCGAGCATCCCGCGATCAAGGCGATCGGCTTCGTCGGCGAAAGCGCGACCGGCTCGGCGATCATGGTGCAGGGTGCACCGACGCTGAAGCGCGTGCATTTCGAGCTCGGCGGCAAGAACCCCGTGATCGTGTTCGACGACGCCGATCTCGACCGCGCGCTCGATGCCGTCGTGTTCATGATCTACTCGCTCAACGGCGAGCGCTGCACGTCATCGAGCCGTCTCCTGGTTCAGGCCGGCATTGCGGACAAGTTCACCGAGAAGCTCACCGCGCGCGTGAAGGCGCTGAAGGTCGGCCATCCGCTCGATCCCTTAACCGAGATCGGACCGCTGATCCACGAACGCCATCTGGCAAAGGTGTGCTCCTATTTCGACGTCGCGCGCCAGGATGGCGCTGTGATCGCCGTCGGCGGCAAGGCCCATGACGGCCCGGGCGGCGGACATTATGTCGAGCCCACCTTGGTCACCGGCGCGCACGGCAAGATGCGGGTGGCGCAGGAGGAGGTGTTCGGCCCGTTCCTCACCGTGCTTCCCTTCAAGGACGAAGCTGAAGCCATCGCGATCGCCAACGACATCCGCTATGGCCTGACCGGCTATGTCTGGACCAACGATGTCGGCCGCGCACTGCGCGTCGCCGACGCGCTGGAGGCCGGCATGATCTGGCTGAACTCGGAAAATGTCCGCCAT